A single region of the Saprospiraceae bacterium genome encodes:
- a CDS encoding transglycosylase SLT domain-containing protein encodes MQFFTRHYLLFFLLLGVFSNKLLATTDPETIEFDEIAIQERLKTLSDEVVSPRYVTAVKGYLKGYLIRNRASAEKILGRTALYFPIFEQYLEEYGLPQGLKYLAIVESALNPQAISRVGAGGLWQFMPATGESLGLQIDSEVDERWDPRKSTEAAMIYLGRQYDRFDDWALALAAYNSGSGRVRRAIKRGRSKDFWQIQRFLPKETRNYVPAFIAVNYLLNYYDLHDLTPDYPDLDIQITETIKIYHAINFYQIVQLTELPLEVIETLNPSYKKGLIPTHQEGHFLTLPKRVMPAFKDYLEAQRPDHAHGSFFDSPVFVAAPSKKQTDANYIKSIYIVKEGETLLTIAREAGVTPHQLRVWNKMRSDAIEPGQELILYFPKSIKRFRPSKPVPMVEAIPTFPLEYLEHESFKAPQLLNLYRQYEYYYVTQKGKPSAIAAQIEGVDYLSLMQLNGWTKDRPLKVGTLIKLRKVNSDQ; translated from the coding sequence ATGCAGTTTTTTACTCGACATTACCTTTTATTTTTTCTTTTGCTTGGTGTTTTTTCAAATAAACTACTAGCCACCACCGATCCCGAAACAATAGAATTTGATGAAATAGCTATACAGGAACGTCTCAAAACCTTGTCAGATGAGGTCGTATCTCCTCGTTATGTCACGGCGGTGAAGGGGTACCTAAAGGGCTATTTGATCAGGAATAGAGCAAGCGCAGAAAAAATACTTGGCCGAACGGCGCTCTATTTTCCCATCTTCGAACAGTACTTGGAAGAATATGGTCTTCCACAAGGGTTAAAATACCTTGCGATAGTAGAATCAGCGCTGAATCCACAGGCTATTTCTAGGGTTGGAGCTGGCGGACTTTGGCAATTCATGCCTGCCACCGGAGAATCGCTGGGATTGCAAATAGACAGTGAAGTAGATGAACGTTGGGACCCTCGTAAGTCGACCGAAGCAGCCATGATATATCTAGGCAGGCAGTATGACCGGTTTGATGACTGGGCCCTGGCCTTGGCCGCCTACAACTCGGGCTCGGGTCGTGTTCGCCGGGCCATCAAAAGAGGGCGAAGCAAGGATTTTTGGCAAATTCAACGTTTTTTACCTAAAGAGACCCGCAATTATGTACCGGCTTTTATCGCCGTTAATTATCTTTTAAACTATTATGACCTACATGATTTAACACCTGATTATCCTGATTTGGATATCCAAATTACGGAGACGATAAAAATTTACCATGCCATCAATTTTTATCAAATTGTGCAATTAACGGAACTTCCCTTAGAGGTGATAGAGACCCTCAACCCATCTTATAAAAAAGGCTTGATACCTACCCATCAGGAGGGGCATTTCCTTACGCTACCCAAACGTGTTATGCCCGCTTTCAAGGACTATCTTGAAGCCCAACGCCCAGATCATGCACATGGCAGTTTTTTTGACAGCCCTGTATTTGTGGCTGCACCATCAAAAAAACAAACCGATGCGAACTATATCAAGAGCATCTATATTGTCAAAGAAGGAGAAACGCTATTGACTATAGCACGGGAAGCTGGGGTTACGCCCCATCAGCTTAGGGTCTGGAATAAAATGCGTAGCGATGCCATAGAACCTGGACAGGAACTGATTTTATATTTCCCAAAATCCATCAAGAGATTCCGCCCGTCCAAACCGGTCCCAATGGTAGAAGCCATTCCTACTTTTCCGCTTGAATACCTGGAACACGAGAGTTTCAAAGCGCCCCAATTGCTCAATCTCTACAGGCAATACGAATATTATTATGTTACCCAAAAGGGAAAACCTTCCGCAATTGCAGCTCAAATTGAAGGTGTTGACTACCTCAGTCTTATGCAATTGAATGGCTGGACCAAGGATCGGCCATTGAAAGTTGGAACACTCATCAAACTCAGGAAGGTAAATAGCGACCAATAA